A window of Drosophila subobscura isolate 14011-0131.10 chromosome E, UCBerk_Dsub_1.0, whole genome shotgun sequence contains these coding sequences:
- the LOC117889828 gene encoding protein fem-1 homolog B isoform X2, with translation MEVDPEEPQEENTSVYNGYPLDFEYFNMAHGMLLEISEELREKFPHEEQFKLQQLNTLYLAARSSQMMRFVEALNTANSKAVQTYLVNTNFDQPDGQSLTPLTMAAMSGNVTFVKTLLSHYDVDLERECNVIFDGLVVYGATALWVAAGMGHLQIVKMLVQAGAAINHNTKAQSSPLRAACYEGRLDIVEFLIEHGADVNATNLFNNNTLMIAAYKGHHLVVKTLLLNGSRPNDQALCGATALHYAAESSNLDVVLVLLDHGATLKKNEIGITPALQAAERLNDDVVEAFIQRPDLMSLEEQITALELLGATYANDKTKYDINRAYSYLLRAMQLRYSDPRGVIRKKVKTPVPAYDSWFETENLPELNAIKLNHHSIHMESLAIRERILGRNNPDVPQAIVYRGAVMADHGRFDQCQVLWNYAIDLRMQNNVSVDRDLLRFAQLFAQILRADNHRLTLDHVLPVLSKCQQEIENNKFKIRQAKPNTCASLLQDQNNQNCITALYLIKIVTQLARRKKDQDIDEEHIQELFLLVRKFIQNDTRLNDGQTLLHIAVNGLMPVDEFYTNEMCRFPCYATALVLVHCGASVVAVDTARNTPLHILVSKVNSSQDRQGEMARILQLFVEAGAHLDAVNAAGQTAATACKQTALANQLHGHQNAHTSLKCLAARTIATHRLNFKGLIPTQLEAFIQMHSVHKVLP, from the exons ATGGAAGTCGATCCGGAAGAGCCTCAGGAGGAGAATACATCGGTCTACAATGGATATCCACTTGACTTTGAGTACTTTAACATGGCACACGGCATGCTGTTGGAAATCAGCGAGGAGCTACGCGAGAAGTTCCCCCATGAGGAACAGTtcaaactgcagcagctgaacaCTCTTTACCTAGCCGCCCGGAGCAGCCAGATGATGAGATTCGTGGAGGCTCTCAACACCGCCAACAGCAAGGCGGTGCAGACGTACCTGGTCAATACA AATTTCGATCAGCCAGATGGACAATCGCTGACCCCGTTGACGATGGCCGCCATGTCGGGCAATGTAACGTTTGTGAAGACCCTGCTCTCGCACTACGACGTGGATCTGGAGCGGGAGTGCAATGTCATCTTCGATGGCCTGGTGGTGTATGGCGCCACAGCGCTGTGGGTGGCTGCCGGAATGGGACATCTGCAGATCGTGAAGATGCTGGTCCAGGCGGGAGCGGCCATCAATCATAATACCAAGGCGCAATCATCGCCCCTGCGAGCTGCCTGCTATGAAG GTCGCCTGGACATTGTTGAGTTCCTGATAGAGCACGGAGCTGATGTTAATGCCACAAATCTGTTCAACAACAATACATTGATGATTGCCGCCTACAAGGGGCACCATCTAGTCGTCAAAACGTTGCTATTGAACGGTTCGCGTCCCAACGATCAGGCCTTGTGCGGAGCCACTGCTCTGCACTATGCGGCCGAGAGCAGCAACCTGGATGTGGTGCTGGTCCTTCTGGATCATGGAGCCACATTGAAGAAGAACGAAATCGGCATAACACCCGCCCTGCAAGCAGCCGAGCGGCTGAATGACGATGTAGTCGAGGCATTCATACAGCGACCGGACCTCATGAGCCTGGAGGAGCAGATCACAGCACTGGAACTGCTCGGGGCGACCTATGCCAATGACAAGACCAAATACGACATCAATCGGGCCTATAGCTATCTGCTGCGTGCCATGCAGTTGCGTTATAGCGATCCCCGAGGCGTAATCCGCAAGAAGGTTAAGACCCCAGTGCCCGCCTACGACAGTTGGTTCGAGACCGAGAACCTGCCTGAGCTGAACGCCATCAAGCTGAACCACCACTCCATCCATATGGAGTCGCTGGCCATACGGGAGCGAATTCTGGGGCGCAACAATCCCGACGTGCCCCAGGCCATTGTCTACCGCGGTGCTGTGATGGCGGACCATGGGCGCTTCGACCAGTGCCAAGTGCTTTGGAATTATGCCATCGATCTCCGTATGCAAAACAAT GTCTCTGTGGATCGTGATCTGCTGCGATTCGCCCAATTGTTTGCCCAGATTCTGCGCGCCGATAATCATCGCCTCACCCTCGATCATGTGCTGCCCGTGCTGAGCAAGTGCCAGCAGGAGATTGAGAACAATAAGTTCAAGATACGCCAAGCGAAGCCAAACACGTGTGCCAGTCTGCTGCAGGACCAGAACAACCAGAACTGCATCACGGCTTTGTATTTAATCAAGATTGTTACTCAGCTGGCGCGCCGCAAGAAGGACCAGGACATTGACGAGGAGCACATACAGGAATTGTTCCTGTTGGTGCGCAAGTTCATACAGAACGACACTCGTCTCAACGACGGCCAGACTCTGCTGCACATCGCTGTCAATGGATTGATGCCTGTGGATGAGTTCTACACGAATGAGATGTGCAG GTTCCCCTGCTATGCCACTGCCCTGGTTTTAGTCCACTGCGGTGCCTCTGTGGTAGCCGTCGATACAGCTCGCAACACACCCCTGCACATACTGGTGTCCAAAGTGAATTCCTCGCAGGACCGACAGGGCGAGATGGCGCGCATACTCCAGCTGTTCGTGGAGGCAGGCGCCCACTTGGACGCAGTGAATGCCGCGGGACAGACAGCTGCCACCGCCTGCAAGCAGA CTGCATTGGCCAACCAACTGCACGGCCATCAGAATGCCCACACCAGCCTCAAGTGTTTGGCGGCCCGCACCATTGCCACCCACAGGCTGAACTTCAAGGGTCTGATACCCACGCAACTGGAGGCGTTCATCCAAATGCACAGCGTGCACAAAGTGCTCCCGTAA
- the LOC117889829 gene encoding maternal protein exuperantia-1, with translation MVAEIAEDFVTIAAADEGVDMKEELPAGNYILVGVDIDTTGRRLIDEIVQLAAYTPKDNFQQYIMPYMNLNPAARQRHQIRVISIGFYRMLKSMQTFKIIKSKSEVAALMDFLTWLEMLAAKQANTDGIVLLYHEERKFIPYMILEALKKYGLIDRFNRTVKSFANTFNMAKASMGDINIKKCGLHKLSMLLSKPKDDISDKENEPENVKQNVSSNEKGSKNGINHEQQDGFEGSANVRAKMVYNVALQLTNSERKSEPESSEAVINLFNAVKPFAQLVSTDVKELETQNENLGRQNSFRPLFLNYFRTTLYHRVRAVKFRIVLAENGFTLDSLNAIWTEKGKEGLDLALAAIDTLKDEEKTELLDLLDSFYDPSKTAIKPSIKPNSSRRRIRVNGGASSKNGAMSSRSTSNEFGAGGDKSQRQSSVPDSTTKSPSPGKSGGRSHRKRNNTRNNSFGNAKGPKKTETRSSKTELNKSAPNSVAVDNALATPPPMALPTPVATN, from the exons ATGGTTGCCGAAATTGCTGAAGATTTTGTTACTATTGCCGCTGCCGATGAGGGCGTGGACatgaaggaggagctgccggCCGGAAACTACATCCTGGTTGGCGTTGACATAGACACCACTGGACGTCGTCTGATTGATGAG ATTGTCCAGCTGGCTGCCTACACTCCAAAGGACAACTTCCAGCAGTATATCATGCCGTATATGAATCTGAACCCTGCCGCTCGTCAGCGTCATCAAATTCGTGTGATTTCGATCGGTTTTTATCGCATGCTGAAGTCCATGCAGACCTTCaag AttataaaatcaaaatcggAGGTCGCTGCCCTCATGGACTTCCTCACATGGCTGGAGATGCTGGCCGCCAAACAGGCCAACACAGATGGCATCGTTTTGCTATATCACGAGGAGCGCAAATTCATACCCTACATGATATTGGAGGCGCTCAAGAAGTACGGCCTGATTGATAGATTCAATCGGACAGTCAAGTCTTTTGCCAACACTTTCAATATGGCCAAGGCCTCCATGGGCGATATTAACATTAAGAAATGTGGTCTACACAAGCTTTCGATGCTCTTGTCCAAACCCAAGGATGACATTTCCGACAAGGAGAATGAACCCGAGAATGTCAAGCAGAACGTCAGCAGCAACGAGAAGGGCTCCAAGAATGGCATAAATCACGAGCAGCAGGACGGTTTTGAGGGGAGCGCTAATGTGCGCGCCAAGATGGTCTACAACGTGGCCTTGCAGTTGACCAACTCGGAACGCAAATCCGAGCCAGAGTCGTCGGAGGCGGTGATTAACCTGTTCAATGCTGTGAAACCATTTGCTCAGCTTGTCAGCACGGACGTCAAGGAGCTGGAAACCCAGAACGAGAACCTGGGACGCCAGAATTCATTCCGTCCACTCTTCTTGAACTACTTCCGCACCACACTGTACCATCGTGTTCGTGCCGTTAAGTTCCGCATTGTGCTGGCCGAAAATGGCTTCACTCTGGATTCTCTAAATGCCATTTGGACTGAGAAGGGCAAGGAAGGCTTGGACCTGGCTCTGGCAGCGATTGACACCCTGAAGGACGAGGAGAAGACTGAGCTGTTGGACCTTCTGGACAGCTTCTACGATCCAAGCAAGACTGCCATCAAGCCGAGCATCAAGCCCAATAGCTCTCGCCGTCGTATTCGCGTCAACGGTGGAGCATCGTCGAAGAATGGAGCCATGAGCTCCCGCTCTACCAGCAACGAATTCGGAGCTGGTGGCGACAAGTCCCAGCGTCAATCCTCAGTGCCGGATTCTACCACCAAGTCGCCATCGCCCGGTAAGTCGGGCGGCCGTTCTCACCGCAAACGCAACAACACTCGCAACAACAGCTTTGGCAATGCCAAGGGACCTAAGAAGACCGAGACACGCTCGTCAAAGACTGAATTGAACAAGTCGGCCCCGAACTCTGTAGCTGTGGACAACGCCTTGGCCACACCGCCGCCAATGGCACTGCCAACGCCAGTGGCCACCAACTAA
- the LOC117889832 gene encoding uncharacterized protein LOC117889832 codes for MSMLGFVYLVLILGWILIVLFLKCKKSLAAPFRFGENYTDAIADTAERRPSVHVIQLQHEDVESQDHYMDSFHRNTDNLQRYSHRSQRSTLEERTVERAYPTDAVINPAYMHDEDYVINAPPPTYEEVMRQPQIYPQVRHNNHKISDANI; via the exons ATGAGCATGTTGGGGTTTGTCTATCTGGTTCTCATCTTGGGCTGGATACTGATCGTGCTGTTTCTCAAGTGCAAAAAGTCCTTGGCCGCACCATTTCGCTTTGGCGAGAACTACACAGATGCCATAGCCGATACGG CCGAACGTCGTCCTTCGGTGCATGTGATACAGCTGCAGCATGAGGATGTGGAGAGCCAGGACCACTATATGGATAGCTTTCACAGGAACACGGACAACCTGCAGCGGTACTCGCATCGCTCGCAGCGCTCCACCCTGGAAGAGCGCACCGTTGAACGTGCCTATCCCACAGATGCCGTGATTAATCCGGCCTACATGCACGACGAGGATTATGTGATCAATG CTCCGCCACCGACGTACGAGGAGGTGATGCGCCAGCCACAGATCTATCCACAGGTTCGCCACAACAATCACAAGATAAGCGATGCTAACATTTAG
- the LOC117889828 gene encoding protein fem-1 homolog B isoform X1: MNAELYRTRKRWYESAWPGPSFWRGANDTMPVTSYITYPANFDQPDGQSLTPLTMAAMSGNVTFVKTLLSHYDVDLERECNVIFDGLVVYGATALWVAAGMGHLQIVKMLVQAGAAINHNTKAQSSPLRAACYEGRLDIVEFLIEHGADVNATNLFNNNTLMIAAYKGHHLVVKTLLLNGSRPNDQALCGATALHYAAESSNLDVVLVLLDHGATLKKNEIGITPALQAAERLNDDVVEAFIQRPDLMSLEEQITALELLGATYANDKTKYDINRAYSYLLRAMQLRYSDPRGVIRKKVKTPVPAYDSWFETENLPELNAIKLNHHSIHMESLAIRERILGRNNPDVPQAIVYRGAVMADHGRFDQCQVLWNYAIDLRMQNNVSVDRDLLRFAQLFAQILRADNHRLTLDHVLPVLSKCQQEIENNKFKIRQAKPNTCASLLQDQNNQNCITALYLIKIVTQLARRKKDQDIDEEHIQELFLLVRKFIQNDTRLNDGQTLLHIAVNGLMPVDEFYTNEMCRFPCYATALVLVHCGASVVAVDTARNTPLHILVSKVNSSQDRQGEMARILQLFVEAGAHLDAVNAAGQTAATACKQTALANQLHGHQNAHTSLKCLAARTIATHRLNFKGLIPTQLEAFIQMHSVHKVLP; this comes from the exons ATGAACGCGGAGCTGTATCG CACACGGAAGCGGTGGTACGAGTCCGCCTGGCCAGGACCCAGCTTCTGGCGTGGAGCTAACGACACCATGCCCGTGACCAGCTACATAACGTATCCGGCG AATTTCGATCAGCCAGATGGACAATCGCTGACCCCGTTGACGATGGCCGCCATGTCGGGCAATGTAACGTTTGTGAAGACCCTGCTCTCGCACTACGACGTGGATCTGGAGCGGGAGTGCAATGTCATCTTCGATGGCCTGGTGGTGTATGGCGCCACAGCGCTGTGGGTGGCTGCCGGAATGGGACATCTGCAGATCGTGAAGATGCTGGTCCAGGCGGGAGCGGCCATCAATCATAATACCAAGGCGCAATCATCGCCCCTGCGAGCTGCCTGCTATGAAG GTCGCCTGGACATTGTTGAGTTCCTGATAGAGCACGGAGCTGATGTTAATGCCACAAATCTGTTCAACAACAATACATTGATGATTGCCGCCTACAAGGGGCACCATCTAGTCGTCAAAACGTTGCTATTGAACGGTTCGCGTCCCAACGATCAGGCCTTGTGCGGAGCCACTGCTCTGCACTATGCGGCCGAGAGCAGCAACCTGGATGTGGTGCTGGTCCTTCTGGATCATGGAGCCACATTGAAGAAGAACGAAATCGGCATAACACCCGCCCTGCAAGCAGCCGAGCGGCTGAATGACGATGTAGTCGAGGCATTCATACAGCGACCGGACCTCATGAGCCTGGAGGAGCAGATCACAGCACTGGAACTGCTCGGGGCGACCTATGCCAATGACAAGACCAAATACGACATCAATCGGGCCTATAGCTATCTGCTGCGTGCCATGCAGTTGCGTTATAGCGATCCCCGAGGCGTAATCCGCAAGAAGGTTAAGACCCCAGTGCCCGCCTACGACAGTTGGTTCGAGACCGAGAACCTGCCTGAGCTGAACGCCATCAAGCTGAACCACCACTCCATCCATATGGAGTCGCTGGCCATACGGGAGCGAATTCTGGGGCGCAACAATCCCGACGTGCCCCAGGCCATTGTCTACCGCGGTGCTGTGATGGCGGACCATGGGCGCTTCGACCAGTGCCAAGTGCTTTGGAATTATGCCATCGATCTCCGTATGCAAAACAAT GTCTCTGTGGATCGTGATCTGCTGCGATTCGCCCAATTGTTTGCCCAGATTCTGCGCGCCGATAATCATCGCCTCACCCTCGATCATGTGCTGCCCGTGCTGAGCAAGTGCCAGCAGGAGATTGAGAACAATAAGTTCAAGATACGCCAAGCGAAGCCAAACACGTGTGCCAGTCTGCTGCAGGACCAGAACAACCAGAACTGCATCACGGCTTTGTATTTAATCAAGATTGTTACTCAGCTGGCGCGCCGCAAGAAGGACCAGGACATTGACGAGGAGCACATACAGGAATTGTTCCTGTTGGTGCGCAAGTTCATACAGAACGACACTCGTCTCAACGACGGCCAGACTCTGCTGCACATCGCTGTCAATGGATTGATGCCTGTGGATGAGTTCTACACGAATGAGATGTGCAG GTTCCCCTGCTATGCCACTGCCCTGGTTTTAGTCCACTGCGGTGCCTCTGTGGTAGCCGTCGATACAGCTCGCAACACACCCCTGCACATACTGGTGTCCAAAGTGAATTCCTCGCAGGACCGACAGGGCGAGATGGCGCGCATACTCCAGCTGTTCGTGGAGGCAGGCGCCCACTTGGACGCAGTGAATGCCGCGGGACAGACAGCTGCCACCGCCTGCAAGCAGA CTGCATTGGCCAACCAACTGCACGGCCATCAGAATGCCCACACCAGCCTCAAGTGTTTGGCGGCCCGCACCATTGCCACCCACAGGCTGAACTTCAAGGGTCTGATACCCACGCAACTGGAGGCGTTCATCCAAATGCACAGCGTGCACAAAGTGCTCCCGTAA
- the LOC117889831 gene encoding MIP18 family protein galla-1: MLSYIKRKLSESDGGTSVVPVTSSCGGGVSSSNSSSSNSNSVGGRTSADDLVRKTSQMSMDNEAIAYGEDALLQELGYRNATDLQETIYDLLRGIRDPEKPCTLEDLNVIYEDGIFVLPPTRSNVSVVRIEFNPTVPHCSLATLIGLCIRVKVERGLPHNIKLDIYIKKGAHQTEDEINKQINDKERIAAAMENPNLRELVENCIKDEE, from the exons ATGCTGTCTTACATCAAGCGCAAGCTCTCCGAGTCCGACGGCGGTACCAGCGTCGTACCCGTGACGTCGTCGTGTGGCGGaggcgtcagcagcagcaatagcagcagcagcaacagcaacagcgtcGGCGGCCGCACATCAGCGGACGATTTAGTGCGCAAAACGAGTCAGATGTCGATGGATAATGAAGCGATTGCCTACGGCGAGGACGCACTGCTGCAAGAGCTTGGCTACCGCAACGCCACAGACCTGCAAGAGACCATCTACG ACTTGTTGCGCGGCATACGTGATCCGGAGAAGCCCTGCACTCTGGAGGATCTGAATGTGATCTACGAGGACGGCATCTTCGTCCTGCCCCCCACACGCTCGAATGTCTCCGTT GTACGCATCGAGTTCAACCCAACGGTGCCGCACTGCTCCCTGGCCACGCTGATTGGGCTCTGCATACGCGTAAAGGTGGAACGTGGTCTGCCGCACAACATCAAGCTGGACATTTACATCAAGAAAGGAGCTCATCAAACGGAAGACGAAA TCAACAAGCAAATCAATGACAAGGAGCGCATTGCGGCGGCCATGGAGAATCCCAATCTGCGCGAACTCGTCGAGAACTGCATCAAGGATGAGGAGTAG